The following proteins are encoded in a genomic region of Leucoraja erinacea ecotype New England chromosome 23, Leri_hhj_1, whole genome shotgun sequence:
- the LOC129708462 gene encoding BUB3-interacting and GLEBS motif-containing protein ZNF207-like isoform X4: MGRKKKKQMKPWCWYCNRDFDDEKILIQHQKAKHFKCHICHKKLYTGPGLAIHCMQVHKETIDAVPNAIPGRTDIELEIYGMEGIPEKDMEERRRLLEQKTQAESQKKKQKDDDSDEFDDDDTEAGPSYQQQGVQQQQNFISHMNQSGMHNVPGAPGIPPGVPTVVPGVPPMMPGMPPVMPGMPPGMMPMGGMMPPGPGMPPMMPGMHPGMPPPVPRPGGPSMTQSQPVVAPGVPSRAPLPGPGPQPPIAKPLFPSAGQSQQSVSGPVGTDFKPLSSAPVTIAEPPKPTFPAYTQSTATATSTSNSATAKPAVPVTSKPATLTTTSATSKLIHPDEDISLEERRAQFPKYQRNIPRQGQATMGPPPVGPMGGMMPPQQGMPPQQTAMRPPMPPPGQYGGPPQGMPGYLPGGMPPYGQGPPMVPPYQGGPPRPPMGMSGMRPPVMSQGGRY, from the exons ATGGgccgcaagaagaagaagcagatgAAGCCGTGGTGCTG GTACTGCAACAGAGATTTTGATGACGAGAAGATTCTTATTCAGCACCAGAAAGCAAAACACTTCAAATGTCATATTTGTCATAAAAAGTTGTATACAGGTCCAGGTCTTGCAATTCACTGCATGCAG GTTCACAAGGAAACAATAGATGCAGTCCCAAATGCTATTCCAGGAAGAACAGACATAGAGCTGGAAATCTATGGAATGGAGGGCATTCCAGAAAAAGATATGGAGGAGAGGAGGCGTCTACTTGAACAGAAGACTCAAG CTGAAAGTCAGAAAAAGAAGCAGAAAGATGATGATTCTGACGAGTTTGATGATGATGACACAGAAGCTGGGCCCTCGTACCAACAACAAGGAGTGCAGCAACAGCAGAACTTCATTTCACATATGAACCAGTCGGGTATGCACAATGTACCAGGTGCACCCGGGATTCCACCAG GTGTGCCAACAGTGGTACCAGGTGTTCCTCCTATGATGCCAGGAATGCCTCCGGTGATGCCAGGGATGCCTCCAGG AATGATGCCTATGGGTGGAATGATGCCTCCAGGACCTGGAATGCCACCCATGATGCCAGGCATGCACCCTG GTATGCCACCACCTGTTCCACGCCCAGGTGGGCCGTCCATGACCCAGTCGCAACCTGTGGTTGCACCTGGTGTACCCAGTAGAGCACCACTACCTGGACCTGGTCCACAGCCCCCCATCGCAAAGCCGCTCTTCCCCAGTGCTGGACAA AGCCAGCAGTCCGTGTCCGGACCAGTGGGTACAGATTTTAAACCCCTGAGCAGCGCCCCTGTCACCATTGCAGAACCTCCAAAGCCCACGTTCCCGGCCTACACTCAATCCACAGCTACCGCTACAAGCACGTCAAACAGTGCCACAGCCAAGCCCGCTGTCCCTGTTACTAGTAAGCCTGCTACTCTAACCACAACTAGTGCAACTAGTAAGTTGATCCATCCAGATGAGGATATATCATTG GAGGAAAGGAGAGCTCAGTTTCCAAAGTACCAGCGTAACATCCCTCGTCAAGGCCAGGCGACAATGGGGCCACCACCAGTTGGGCCGATGGGCGGCATGATGCCACCACAACAAGGGATGCCACCTCAGCAAACAGCGATGCGACCTCCCATGCCACCACCAG GTCAGTATGGTGGCCCTCCCCAGGGAATGCCAGGATACCTCCCTGGTGGCATGCCTCCATATGGACAGGGACCTCCTATGGTGCCTCCTTACCAGGGTGGACCCCCTCGACCGCCAATGGGAATGTCCGGAATGAGGCCCCCAGTAATGTCGCAGGGGGGCCGTTACTGA
- the LOC129708462 gene encoding BUB3-interacting and GLEBS motif-containing protein ZNF207-like isoform X2, whose amino-acid sequence MGRKKKKQMKPWCWYCNRDFDDEKILIQHQKAKHFKCHICHKKLYTGPGLAIHCMQVHKETIDAVPNAIPGRTDIELEIYGMEGIPEKDMEERRRLLEQKTQAESQKKKQKDDDSDEFDDDDTEAGPSYQQQGVQQQQNFISHMNQSGMHNVPGAPGIPPGVPTVVPGVPPMMPGMPPVMPGMPPGMMPMGGMMPPGPGMPPMMPGMHPGMPPPVPRPGGPSMTQSQPVVAPGVPSRAPLPGPGPQPPIAKPLFPSAGQMGTRVSSTTTASTTASSNSANLSTSSKPLFPSAAQSQQSVSGPVGTDFKPLSSAPVTIAEPPKPTFPAYTQSTATATSTSNSATAKPAVPVTSKPATLTTTSATSKLIHPDEDISLEERRAQFPKYQRNIPRQGQATMGPPPVGPMGGMMPPQQGMPPQQTAMRPPMPPPGQYGGPPQGMPGYLPGGMPPYGQGPPMVPPYQGGPPRPPMGMSGMRPPVMSQGGRY is encoded by the exons ATGGgccgcaagaagaagaagcagatgAAGCCGTGGTGCTG GTACTGCAACAGAGATTTTGATGACGAGAAGATTCTTATTCAGCACCAGAAAGCAAAACACTTCAAATGTCATATTTGTCATAAAAAGTTGTATACAGGTCCAGGTCTTGCAATTCACTGCATGCAG GTTCACAAGGAAACAATAGATGCAGTCCCAAATGCTATTCCAGGAAGAACAGACATAGAGCTGGAAATCTATGGAATGGAGGGCATTCCAGAAAAAGATATGGAGGAGAGGAGGCGTCTACTTGAACAGAAGACTCAAG CTGAAAGTCAGAAAAAGAAGCAGAAAGATGATGATTCTGACGAGTTTGATGATGATGACACAGAAGCTGGGCCCTCGTACCAACAACAAGGAGTGCAGCAACAGCAGAACTTCATTTCACATATGAACCAGTCGGGTATGCACAATGTACCAGGTGCACCCGGGATTCCACCAG GTGTGCCAACAGTGGTACCAGGTGTTCCTCCTATGATGCCAGGAATGCCTCCGGTGATGCCAGGGATGCCTCCAGG AATGATGCCTATGGGTGGAATGATGCCTCCAGGACCTGGAATGCCACCCATGATGCCAGGCATGCACCCTG GTATGCCACCACCTGTTCCACGCCCAGGTGGGCCGTCCATGACCCAGTCGCAACCTGTGGTTGCACCTGGTGTACCCAGTAGAGCACCACTACCTGGACCTGGTCCACAGCCCCCCATCGCAAAGCCGCTCTTCCCCAGTGCTGGACAA ATGGGGACTCGTGTTTCAAGCACAACTACAGCCTCCACTACAGCTTCATCAAATTCAGCCAACCTCTCAACTTCCTCTAAGCCTCTGTTTCCTAGTGCAGCACAA AGCCAGCAGTCCGTGTCCGGACCAGTGGGTACAGATTTTAAACCCCTGAGCAGCGCCCCTGTCACCATTGCAGAACCTCCAAAGCCCACGTTCCCGGCCTACACTCAATCCACAGCTACCGCTACAAGCACGTCAAACAGTGCCACAGCCAAGCCCGCTGTCCCTGTTACTAGTAAGCCTGCTACTCTAACCACAACTAGTGCAACTAGTAAGTTGATCCATCCAGATGAGGATATATCATTG GAGGAAAGGAGAGCTCAGTTTCCAAAGTACCAGCGTAACATCCCTCGTCAAGGCCAGGCGACAATGGGGCCACCACCAGTTGGGCCGATGGGCGGCATGATGCCACCACAACAAGGGATGCCACCTCAGCAAACAGCGATGCGACCTCCCATGCCACCACCAG GTCAGTATGGTGGCCCTCCCCAGGGAATGCCAGGATACCTCCCTGGTGGCATGCCTCCATATGGACAGGGACCTCCTATGGTGCCTCCTTACCAGGGTGGACCCCCTCGACCGCCAATGGGAATGTCCGGAATGAGGCCCCCAGTAATGTCGCAGGGGGGCCGTTACTGA
- the LOC129708462 gene encoding BUB3-interacting and GLEBS motif-containing protein ZNF207-like isoform X1, giving the protein MGRKKKKQMKPWCWYCNRDFDDEKILIQHQKAKHFKCHICHKKLYTGPGLAIHCMQVHKETIDAVPNAIPGRTDIELEIYGMEGIPEKDMEERRRLLEQKTQAESQKKKQKDDDSDEFDDDDTEAGPSYQQQGVQQQQNFISHMNQSGMHNVPGAPGIPPGVPTVVPGVPPMMPGMPPVMPGMPPGMMPMGGMMPPGPGMPPMMPGMHPGGYLKMAGGNLGMPPPVPRPGGPSMTQSQPVVAPGVPSRAPLPGPGPQPPIAKPLFPSAGQMGTRVSSTTTASTTASSNSANLSTSSKPLFPSAAQSQQSVSGPVGTDFKPLSSAPVTIAEPPKPTFPAYTQSTATATSTSNSATAKPAVPVTSKPATLTTTSATSKLIHPDEDISLEERRAQFPKYQRNIPRQGQATMGPPPVGPMGGMMPPQQGMPPQQTAMRPPMPPPGQYGGPPQGMPGYLPGGMPPYGQGPPMVPPYQGGPPRPPMGMSGMRPPVMSQGGRY; this is encoded by the exons ATGGgccgcaagaagaagaagcagatgAAGCCGTGGTGCTG GTACTGCAACAGAGATTTTGATGACGAGAAGATTCTTATTCAGCACCAGAAAGCAAAACACTTCAAATGTCATATTTGTCATAAAAAGTTGTATACAGGTCCAGGTCTTGCAATTCACTGCATGCAG GTTCACAAGGAAACAATAGATGCAGTCCCAAATGCTATTCCAGGAAGAACAGACATAGAGCTGGAAATCTATGGAATGGAGGGCATTCCAGAAAAAGATATGGAGGAGAGGAGGCGTCTACTTGAACAGAAGACTCAAG CTGAAAGTCAGAAAAAGAAGCAGAAAGATGATGATTCTGACGAGTTTGATGATGATGACACAGAAGCTGGGCCCTCGTACCAACAACAAGGAGTGCAGCAACAGCAGAACTTCATTTCACATATGAACCAGTCGGGTATGCACAATGTACCAGGTGCACCCGGGATTCCACCAG GTGTGCCAACAGTGGTACCAGGTGTTCCTCCTATGATGCCAGGAATGCCTCCGGTGATGCCAGGGATGCCTCCAGG AATGATGCCTATGGGTGGAATGATGCCTCCAGGACCTGGAATGCCACCCATGATGCCAGGCATGCACCCTGGTGGGTATTTGAAAATGGCTGGCGGCAACCTAG GTATGCCACCACCTGTTCCACGCCCAGGTGGGCCGTCCATGACCCAGTCGCAACCTGTGGTTGCACCTGGTGTACCCAGTAGAGCACCACTACCTGGACCTGGTCCACAGCCCCCCATCGCAAAGCCGCTCTTCCCCAGTGCTGGACAA ATGGGGACTCGTGTTTCAAGCACAACTACAGCCTCCACTACAGCTTCATCAAATTCAGCCAACCTCTCAACTTCCTCTAAGCCTCTGTTTCCTAGTGCAGCACAA AGCCAGCAGTCCGTGTCCGGACCAGTGGGTACAGATTTTAAACCCCTGAGCAGCGCCCCTGTCACCATTGCAGAACCTCCAAAGCCCACGTTCCCGGCCTACACTCAATCCACAGCTACCGCTACAAGCACGTCAAACAGTGCCACAGCCAAGCCCGCTGTCCCTGTTACTAGTAAGCCTGCTACTCTAACCACAACTAGTGCAACTAGTAAGTTGATCCATCCAGATGAGGATATATCATTG GAGGAAAGGAGAGCTCAGTTTCCAAAGTACCAGCGTAACATCCCTCGTCAAGGCCAGGCGACAATGGGGCCACCACCAGTTGGGCCGATGGGCGGCATGATGCCACCACAACAAGGGATGCCACCTCAGCAAACAGCGATGCGACCTCCCATGCCACCACCAG GTCAGTATGGTGGCCCTCCCCAGGGAATGCCAGGATACCTCCCTGGTGGCATGCCTCCATATGGACAGGGACCTCCTATGGTGCCTCCTTACCAGGGTGGACCCCCTCGACCGCCAATGGGAATGTCCGGAATGAGGCCCCCAGTAATGTCGCAGGGGGGCCGTTACTGA
- the LOC129708462 gene encoding BUB3-interacting and GLEBS motif-containing protein ZNF207-like isoform X3 gives MGRKKKKQMKPWCWYCNRDFDDEKILIQHQKAKHFKCHICHKKLYTGPGLAIHCMQVHKETIDAVPNAIPGRTDIELEIYGMEGIPEKDMEERRRLLEQKTQAESQKKKQKDDDSDEFDDDDTEAGPSYQQQGVQQQQNFISHMNQSGMHNVPGAPGIPPGVPTVVPGVPPMMPGMPPVMPGMPPGMMPMGGMMPPGPGMPPMMPGMHPGGYLKMAGGNLGMPPPVPRPGGPSMTQSQPVVAPGVPSRAPLPGPGPQPPIAKPLFPSAGQSQQSVSGPVGTDFKPLSSAPVTIAEPPKPTFPAYTQSTATATSTSNSATAKPAVPVTSKPATLTTTSATSKLIHPDEDISLEERRAQFPKYQRNIPRQGQATMGPPPVGPMGGMMPPQQGMPPQQTAMRPPMPPPGQYGGPPQGMPGYLPGGMPPYGQGPPMVPPYQGGPPRPPMGMSGMRPPVMSQGGRY, from the exons ATGGgccgcaagaagaagaagcagatgAAGCCGTGGTGCTG GTACTGCAACAGAGATTTTGATGACGAGAAGATTCTTATTCAGCACCAGAAAGCAAAACACTTCAAATGTCATATTTGTCATAAAAAGTTGTATACAGGTCCAGGTCTTGCAATTCACTGCATGCAG GTTCACAAGGAAACAATAGATGCAGTCCCAAATGCTATTCCAGGAAGAACAGACATAGAGCTGGAAATCTATGGAATGGAGGGCATTCCAGAAAAAGATATGGAGGAGAGGAGGCGTCTACTTGAACAGAAGACTCAAG CTGAAAGTCAGAAAAAGAAGCAGAAAGATGATGATTCTGACGAGTTTGATGATGATGACACAGAAGCTGGGCCCTCGTACCAACAACAAGGAGTGCAGCAACAGCAGAACTTCATTTCACATATGAACCAGTCGGGTATGCACAATGTACCAGGTGCACCCGGGATTCCACCAG GTGTGCCAACAGTGGTACCAGGTGTTCCTCCTATGATGCCAGGAATGCCTCCGGTGATGCCAGGGATGCCTCCAGG AATGATGCCTATGGGTGGAATGATGCCTCCAGGACCTGGAATGCCACCCATGATGCCAGGCATGCACCCTGGTGGGTATTTGAAAATGGCTGGCGGCAACCTAG GTATGCCACCACCTGTTCCACGCCCAGGTGGGCCGTCCATGACCCAGTCGCAACCTGTGGTTGCACCTGGTGTACCCAGTAGAGCACCACTACCTGGACCTGGTCCACAGCCCCCCATCGCAAAGCCGCTCTTCCCCAGTGCTGGACAA AGCCAGCAGTCCGTGTCCGGACCAGTGGGTACAGATTTTAAACCCCTGAGCAGCGCCCCTGTCACCATTGCAGAACCTCCAAAGCCCACGTTCCCGGCCTACACTCAATCCACAGCTACCGCTACAAGCACGTCAAACAGTGCCACAGCCAAGCCCGCTGTCCCTGTTACTAGTAAGCCTGCTACTCTAACCACAACTAGTGCAACTAGTAAGTTGATCCATCCAGATGAGGATATATCATTG GAGGAAAGGAGAGCTCAGTTTCCAAAGTACCAGCGTAACATCCCTCGTCAAGGCCAGGCGACAATGGGGCCACCACCAGTTGGGCCGATGGGCGGCATGATGCCACCACAACAAGGGATGCCACCTCAGCAAACAGCGATGCGACCTCCCATGCCACCACCAG GTCAGTATGGTGGCCCTCCCCAGGGAATGCCAGGATACCTCCCTGGTGGCATGCCTCCATATGGACAGGGACCTCCTATGGTGCCTCCTTACCAGGGTGGACCCCCTCGACCGCCAATGGGAATGTCCGGAATGAGGCCCCCAGTAATGTCGCAGGGGGGCCGTTACTGA